In Vibrio celticus, one genomic interval encodes:
- the trpA gene encoding tryptophan synthase subunit alpha, translating into MDRYQSLFTRLAEKNQGAFVPFVTVGDPNPEQSLKIMETLVEAGADALELGIPFSDPLADGPTIQGANIRALDSKVTPDVCFDLIGQIRAKYPELPIGLLMYANLVYARGIENFYERCAKAGIDSVLIADVPTNESGEFVAAAKKFGVHPIFIAPPTASDETLQSVSELGGGYTYLLSRAGVTGAETKANMPVTALLDRLNKFDAPPALLGFGISAPEQVKEAIVAGAAGAISGSAVVKIIENNVEQPEAMLKALAEFVTPMKAATQK; encoded by the coding sequence ATGGATCGCTATCAATCACTCTTCACTCGCTTAGCTGAAAAAAATCAGGGCGCATTTGTACCATTCGTAACGGTTGGCGATCCTAACCCTGAACAGTCTCTTAAGATCATGGAAACCTTGGTTGAAGCGGGTGCAGATGCACTTGAGCTTGGTATACCATTCTCAGATCCGCTTGCAGATGGCCCAACAATCCAAGGTGCAAACATTCGTGCTTTAGATTCTAAAGTAACGCCAGATGTGTGTTTCGATCTTATCGGTCAAATTCGCGCTAAATACCCAGAGCTGCCAATCGGCCTACTGATGTACGCGAACTTGGTGTACGCACGTGGTATCGAGAACTTCTACGAACGCTGCGCAAAAGCAGGTATCGATTCAGTATTGATTGCTGATGTACCAACCAATGAAAGCGGCGAATTTGTTGCTGCTGCGAAGAAGTTTGGCGTTCATCCAATCTTTATTGCTCCACCAACAGCGAGCGATGAAACACTTCAGTCAGTATCTGAACTTGGTGGTGGTTACACTTACCTACTTTCTCGTGCTGGCGTAACGGGTGCAGAAACAAAAGCAAACATGCCAGTAACCGCACTGCTTGATCGTTTGAACAAGTTCGATGCGCCACCAGCACTGCTTGGTTTCGGTATCTCGGCTCCTGAACAAGTGAAAGAAGCAATTGTAGCTGGCGCTGCAGGTGCTATCTCTGGCTCAGCGGTTGTGAAAATCATTGAAAATAACGTTGAACAACCAGAAGCAATGCTTAAAGCACTTGCGGAGTTTGTTACGCCAATGAAAGCGGCAACGCAAAAATAA
- a CDS encoding LysR substrate-binding domain-containing protein — protein MNRTLPSTKTLLAFLSTARHLNFTRAAHELNVTQGAVSRQVLSFEESLSCDLFYRHARGLSLTPKGEELVPLIQGTIHQLQSALNQVASSPSKIKLNAPSCITSWLLPKLMSFQQAYPEIDVELTSTIKHVFEPSFDPFDAVITYGKKPNQQSIVSQLLFNEQLAPVCQAQSITQSHLVNDASTIIKPHKLAQYTWLHANNEQSDWRLWLEHIGSHDLSSKNNQQFATLDQAMNAAIQGFGIAIGDITLAKQDIDLGRLVKVSEGSVFSGNGYFLLQPKNRQNTSLSTLVDWLVD, from the coding sequence ATGAATCGCACACTTCCTTCTACCAAAACCTTACTCGCGTTCTTGTCGACGGCAAGGCATCTCAACTTTACACGCGCGGCACATGAGCTCAATGTTACGCAGGGTGCAGTGAGCCGTCAGGTATTGTCGTTTGAAGAAAGCCTTAGCTGTGATCTCTTCTATCGCCATGCTCGTGGGTTGTCTTTAACGCCGAAAGGAGAAGAACTGGTTCCCCTGATACAAGGAACGATTCATCAGCTGCAATCGGCTCTAAATCAAGTGGCTAGCTCTCCCTCTAAGATCAAACTCAACGCACCGAGCTGTATTACCTCTTGGTTACTACCTAAGTTGATGTCTTTTCAGCAAGCCTATCCCGAAATTGATGTCGAACTCACGTCGACCATCAAGCACGTCTTCGAACCAAGCTTTGATCCGTTTGACGCCGTAATTACCTATGGTAAGAAGCCAAACCAACAATCGATTGTCAGCCAATTATTGTTTAACGAGCAGCTAGCGCCCGTTTGCCAAGCACAAAGCATTACGCAGAGCCATCTTGTCAACGACGCGTCGACCATCATCAAGCCACACAAGCTTGCCCAATACACTTGGCTACACGCCAACAACGAGCAAAGTGATTGGCGACTTTGGTTAGAACACATAGGCAGCCACGACCTTTCAAGCAAGAACAACCAACAATTCGCGACACTCGATCAAGCGATGAACGCCGCCATTCAAGGGTTTGGTATTGCCATTGGCGACATCACGCTGGCCAAGCAAGATATTGATTTGGGTAGATTGGTGAAAGTGAGCGAAGGCAGTGTCTTCTCTGGAAATGGTTACTTCTTGCTGCAACCCAAGAATCGACAAAATACATCCTTATCTACGCTGGTTGATTGGCTGGTCGATTAG
- a CDS encoding dicarboxylate/amino acid:cation symporter translates to MVHRTLVSSSGIFIFSSTEVMEVLKEKSLLSNIGIQVVIAMIIGTVVGAMMGDSATMFAPLGAIFINLIKMLVIPLVAVALISGAAGLGNSSSAGKVGVTTLGYFALTSALAVALALVMGEVFEPGRGIDVSGVEGMFSSEYAAKGELPTFWATITGMIPTNVFQSLNEANILQILVFCLFFGIAISKQAKEKRDPIINGVNAIVDAMVWMINKVMIIAPLGVFGLMAEAVGTFGFGALMVVFKLFIVYIAAILIFGFVAYPLMIQIFTKTSAKKFLVAMKKPQAVALSTASSMATLPVTMETVEKELGVRNSTASFVLPLGATINMSGNAIYYGLVAIFFAQLFNIDLSMGAYVAIIVTSTLGAVGQAGVPGPSFLVVAVLLAAGIPIEGLPLLFALDRIFDMIRTALNITGDAACAVIVDSLIEDEAKEAELQKQQA, encoded by the coding sequence ATGGTACATCGTACATTGGTGAGTAGTTCTGGGATTTTTATATTTAGTAGCACAGAGGTTATGGAAGTGTTAAAAGAAAAGAGTTTACTAAGCAACATCGGCATTCAAGTCGTTATTGCAATGATCATCGGTACTGTAGTCGGTGCGATGATGGGTGACAGCGCAACTATGTTCGCTCCACTGGGTGCTATCTTCATCAATTTGATCAAGATGCTGGTTATTCCTCTAGTCGCGGTTGCCCTAATTTCAGGTGCTGCAGGTCTAGGTAATAGCTCATCGGCTGGTAAAGTCGGTGTAACAACACTGGGTTACTTTGCACTAACGTCTGCACTTGCTGTAGCACTAGCGCTTGTAATGGGTGAAGTGTTCGAACCCGGTCGTGGTATCGATGTTTCTGGCGTTGAAGGTATGTTCTCTTCAGAATACGCTGCGAAAGGCGAACTTCCAACGTTCTGGGCAACCATCACTGGCATGATCCCTACCAACGTTTTCCAATCACTGAATGAAGCAAACATTCTGCAAATTCTCGTTTTCTGCTTATTCTTTGGTATTGCGATTTCTAAACAAGCAAAAGAGAAACGTGACCCTATCATCAACGGTGTAAATGCTATCGTTGACGCTATGGTATGGATGATCAACAAAGTTATGATCATTGCACCACTTGGCGTATTCGGCCTAATGGCTGAAGCAGTAGGTACGTTTGGTTTTGGCGCGCTTATGGTCGTGTTCAAGCTGTTCATTGTTTACATCGCTGCGATTCTTATCTTCGGCTTTGTTGCTTACCCACTGATGATTCAAATCTTCACTAAGACTTCAGCTAAGAAGTTCCTAGTGGCAATGAAGAAGCCTCAAGCGGTTGCACTATCAACAGCATCTTCAATGGCGACACTACCAGTAACAATGGAAACGGTAGAGAAAGAACTTGGCGTTCGCAACTCTACGGCTTCATTCGTTCTGCCACTTGGTGCGACAATCAACATGTCTGGTAATGCAATTTACTACGGCCTAGTTGCTATCTTCTTTGCACAGCTGTTCAACATCGACCTTTCTATGGGCGCTTACGTTGCTATCATCGTAACGTCGACTCTAGGCGCAGTTGGTCAAGCGGGTGTTCCAGGTCCTTCTTTCCTAGTGGTTGCGGTTCTTCTAGCGGCTGGTATCCCTATCGAAGGTCTACCTCTGTTGTTCGCTCTAGACCGTATCTTCGACATGATCCGTACTGCTCTGAACATCACTGGTGATGCAGCATGTGCAGTTATCGTTGACTCTCTAATTGAAGACGAAGCGAAAGAAGCTGAGCTACAAAAACAGCAAGCGTAA
- the trpB gene encoding tryptophan synthase subunit beta has product MAKLDAYFGEYGGQYVPQILVPALDQLEQAFIDAQADPEFRSEFMTLLQEYAGRPTALTLARNLTKGTKTKLYLKREDLLHGGAHKTNQVLGQALLAKRMGKQEIIAETGAGQHGVATALACALLGLKCRVYMGAKDVERQSPNVFRMKLMGAEVIPVHSGSSTLKDACNEALRDWSATYEDAHYLLGTAAGPHPFPTIVRDFQRMIGEETKNQILAREGRLPDAVIACVGGGSNAIGMFADFIEEESVRLIGVEPAGKGIDTDQHGAPLKHGKTGIFFGMKAPLMQDENGQVEESYSVSAGLDFPSVGPQHAHLNAIGRAEYDNVTDDEALEAFQLIARKEGIIAALESSHALAHAVKMAHDDPEKEQLLVVNLSGRGDKDIFSVHDILKEKGAL; this is encoded by the coding sequence ATGGCTAAACTCGATGCCTACTTCGGTGAATACGGTGGTCAATACGTACCGCAGATCCTAGTGCCAGCACTAGACCAACTAGAACAAGCATTTATCGATGCACAAGCCGATCCTGAGTTCCGCAGTGAATTCATGACGCTTCTGCAAGAGTACGCAGGTCGTCCAACGGCACTAACGCTAGCACGTAACCTGACTAAAGGTACAAAAACCAAACTGTACCTAAAGCGTGAAGATCTACTTCACGGCGGCGCACATAAAACCAACCAAGTACTTGGCCAAGCGCTGCTTGCTAAACGTATGGGTAAGCAAGAAATCATCGCTGAAACTGGCGCGGGCCAACACGGCGTTGCTACTGCTCTAGCGTGTGCTCTATTGGGCCTTAAGTGTCGTGTTTACATGGGTGCAAAAGACGTTGAACGTCAAAGCCCGAACGTGTTCCGTATGAAGCTAATGGGCGCAGAGGTTATCCCTGTTCATTCTGGCTCTTCAACGCTAAAAGACGCATGTAATGAAGCACTACGTGACTGGTCTGCAACTTATGAAGACGCGCACTACCTTCTGGGTACTGCGGCTGGCCCTCACCCATTCCCAACGATTGTTCGTGATTTCCAACGCATGATCGGTGAAGAAACGAAAAACCAAATTTTAGCTCGTGAAGGTCGCCTTCCTGATGCCGTTATCGCTTGTGTTGGCGGTGGTTCAAACGCTATCGGCATGTTCGCTGATTTCATTGAAGAAGAGTCTGTTCGCCTAATCGGTGTAGAGCCTGCTGGTAAAGGTATTGATACTGACCAACACGGCGCGCCGCTTAAACACGGTAAAACCGGTATTTTCTTCGGTATGAAAGCCCCACTGATGCAAGATGAGAACGGCCAAGTAGAAGAGTCTTACTCTGTATCTGCGGGTCTAGATTTCCCATCAGTTGGTCCTCAACACGCACACCTAAATGCGATTGGCCGTGCTGAATACGACAACGTGACCGATGACGAAGCGCTAGAAGCGTTCCAATTGATTGCACGTAAAGAAGGTATTATCGCAGCGCTAGAGTCATCTCATGCTTTGGCTCATGCAGTTAAAATGGCTCACGACGACCCTGAGAAAGAACAGCTATTAGTCGTTAACTTATCTGGTCGCGGTGACAAAGACATTTTCTCTGTACACGACATTCTTAAAGAGAAAGGAGCATTATAA
- a CDS encoding ABC transporter substrate-binding protein yields MKKIILGLACAAALLGTTVQAKEIRLASDFTYPPFNYKNSDGVPVGFDIEIADALCEQAKLDCTWVSQSWDSLIPSLLARKSDVIMASMRITEDRKRKILFTDKYYQTPAVFVAVKSAEFSVDQAGLAGKTIGVQQGTIHDRYVTDKFGSVANIKRYTGQDEVYLDLKNGRLDLTFGNSDQLSLAFLDKKEGEGFEFKGKAVTDKAYIGEGTALALRKQDSKLAKQFNAAIEEIRANGTYDKIAAKYFTFDIYGADL; encoded by the coding sequence ATGAAAAAGATAATACTAGGACTCGCTTGTGCGGCCGCTTTACTTGGTACAACGGTACAGGCGAAAGAAATCCGTTTGGCGTCGGACTTTACGTATCCGCCATTCAACTATAAAAACAGCGACGGTGTGCCTGTCGGGTTTGATATTGAGATAGCTGATGCCTTGTGTGAGCAAGCTAAACTCGATTGTACTTGGGTTTCACAAAGCTGGGATTCTCTAATTCCAAGTTTGTTGGCAAGAAAGTCAGATGTGATTATGGCTTCGATGCGTATTACTGAAGATCGTAAGCGTAAGATCTTATTTACTGATAAGTACTACCAAACACCAGCCGTATTTGTTGCTGTTAAAAGCGCGGAGTTCAGCGTCGATCAGGCAGGCTTAGCGGGCAAAACCATCGGTGTTCAGCAAGGTACGATTCACGATCGCTACGTAACCGACAAGTTTGGCAGTGTTGCCAACATTAAGCGTTACACAGGGCAAGATGAAGTGTATCTGGATCTGAAAAACGGCCGTCTAGATCTAACCTTCGGCAACTCAGATCAACTATCATTGGCTTTCTTAGATAAGAAAGAAGGTGAGGGCTTTGAATTCAAAGGCAAAGCAGTAACCGATAAAGCTTACATTGGCGAAGGTACGGCGTTAGCACTAAGAAAGCAGGATTCAAAATTGGCGAAACAATTCAATGCCGCGATTGAAGAGATCAGAGCAAACGGTACTTACGACAAGATCGCTGCTAAGTACTTTACGTTTGATATCTACGGGGCTGATTTGTAA
- the hisC gene encoding histidinol-phosphate transaminase has product MTSFIDSLVPQAVKKLIPYQSARRIGGDGRVWLNANELESSLFLGEASHNRYPDFLPQDIAKAYQDYCGTDASTVAVRGADEAIDLLIRTFCKPASDNILICSPTYAMYEFCADALAIDTLDSPLQEDFSLDVADIVNKAELANIVFLCSPNNPTGNVIPKSDLIQVLEGTIGKSLVVVDEAYIEFEPQTSAVSLIERYPHLVVIRTLSKAFGLAAVRCGFILASQNVMQYVAKLIPPYPMPDCSSQIVLDALSDERVSVMQDATQNLVELRNWFACELTQFDFIESVYPSSTNFILLRQKAGHEVFSVLAKDGIVTRNQNHEPALRNCVRISIGSQESMLEVITSLTRYQTELEQSQQGKQIQQAQHKETQSQLDKDHI; this is encoded by the coding sequence TTGACATCTTTTATTGATAGCTTAGTGCCTCAGGCTGTAAAAAAATTAATACCTTATCAATCGGCAAGAAGAATTGGTGGTGATGGACGTGTCTGGTTAAACGCCAATGAATTGGAAAGCTCGCTGTTTCTAGGAGAAGCAAGCCACAACCGATACCCAGACTTCTTACCACAAGATATTGCTAAGGCTTACCAAGATTACTGTGGCACTGATGCCTCGACTGTTGCTGTTCGTGGTGCAGATGAAGCGATTGATTTGCTGATCAGAACATTCTGTAAACCGGCGAGCGACAACATACTTATCTGCTCTCCAACGTATGCGATGTATGAGTTTTGCGCTGATGCATTGGCGATCGATACCTTGGACTCTCCGTTGCAGGAAGATTTCAGTCTTGATGTCGCTGATATCGTGAATAAGGCAGAACTGGCGAATATCGTGTTTCTTTGCTCACCAAACAACCCAACGGGTAATGTGATTCCTAAATCGGATTTGATTCAGGTACTGGAAGGCACGATTGGGAAGTCGCTAGTGGTCGTCGATGAAGCGTATATCGAATTTGAACCACAAACGTCAGCCGTTAGCCTTATTGAGCGTTATCCGCACTTGGTTGTGATTCGCACCTTGTCTAAGGCATTTGGATTGGCTGCGGTTCGCTGTGGTTTTATCCTAGCGAGTCAAAATGTGATGCAGTATGTCGCGAAGCTGATTCCACCGTATCCGATGCCAGATTGCTCATCGCAAATCGTGCTAGACGCTTTGTCTGATGAACGAGTCTCAGTGATGCAAGACGCGACGCAGAATCTGGTTGAGCTGCGTAACTGGTTTGCTTGTGAGTTAACGCAGTTTGATTTCATCGAGTCTGTTTACCCTTCATCGACAAACTTCATTTTGCTGCGTCAAAAAGCTGGGCACGAAGTGTTCAGTGTCTTGGCGAAGGATGGCATTGTGACAAGGAACCAAAACCATGAACCTGCTTTACGTAACTGTGTTCGAATCAGTATTGGTAGCCAAGAGAGCATGCTAGAAGTGATAACGTCACTAACACGTTACCAAACCGAATTAGAACAGAGTCAACAAGGCAAACAAATTCAACAAGCTCAACATAAAGAAACTCAATCTCAACTCGATAAAGATCATATCTAG